From Oryzias melastigma strain HK-1 linkage group LG15, ASM292280v2, whole genome shotgun sequence, one genomic window encodes:
- the LOC112141740 gene encoding zinc finger protein 518B produces the protein MDLVNICATTSAGENKGRVNKQHKNWHKRLHLRKTGVQPPAMQSQDKHGPKKITGEWEQPPAWPSSKKPPQEAAQSWHSTHSSANTLRFACSQCKDNLEYVPKDLVRHFEEKHSGKPPVFSCHMCTFSTQEFSYLHVHLLSHSDSFSSCTMCNDNVQRSWPEFRAHMTMHHCSSGKYSCEMCHAFSTGDIHVFLQHLHGHNVELGEADVQLSQHNQDKNLLLAAKTFHCRYCGFEASRKMLITKHVKAVHVCQNGNQWKEKRGVHPIAVKPQDRLLRTKPRLTRSAVKGTCWLSQNCLSLPGREFLDKYCHLSDPKTTLEETEQFLMRSVTGETDDQKWTKALKSVLSNVPQDLHPKGENGVLLNPSDLTVLTVKNKITLAQNGATYSKRLKMMASAEKDTAGGAVGESARGATENGLRDQTVCPEPERGPCSDVSPSAHTEPAPTLPMQPNKDNLELKSLQVVEELCEKLGEHGIRTSSDLKLTGVNAKKKAVQKTQIIGRRQNPRRKRKTFRKAVKRSEGWALKMVLKKNPVKQKLWVSQESVSASEGDVADGRHAAVEEEPQTPQALEATEEHQANATKGSTTENLQSPEARMLVLQSEFSTVDGERPGDEVEPEPPQEAQNELFIASEVEVDQSGPAGRRCLKRAASMTEDQNVQLQKPSTGANRHVVEDEKKLVAAGAMDGRSSAVCPSADTPEGVMDAEVSLLKHSSEQRDDSAVSPEEASPPCQSVGKAIQQESSPASGQPRQPAPKHQERTLKLVAINPSQLVKRPSGDQPVVVLNHPDADIPQVVKIMEVVSRHREVQKVVLSRRTLEALSASSHETTPEEAWTGPARPGDGPVQERFTLKFKFRRLNRKKYEIVGIDSPSRDFAVKFSCWFCGRIFTCQETMMSHRQRHLIEWKRPNCENS, from the exons ATGGATTTGGTGAACATTTGTGCAACCACCTCCGCCGGAGAAAACAAAGGGCGAGTCAACAAGCAGCATAAAAACTGGCACAAGCGGCTCCACCTCAGGAAGACTGGCGTCCAGCCCCCAGCTATGCAAAGCCAAGATAAGCATGGACCAAAGAAGATAACCGGGGAGTGGGAGCAACCCCCAGCGTGGCCTTCATCAAAGAAGCCTCCCCAGGAAGCAGCACAGAGCTGGCACAGCACTCATTCCAGCGCAAATACTCTCAGGTTTGCATGCTCTCAATGCAAAGACAACTTAGAATATGTTCCAAAAGATCTGGTCAGACACTTTGAGGAGAAACACAGTGGAAAGCCGCCGGTCTTTTCCTGCCACATGTGCACCTTCAGCACACAGGAGTTCTCATACCTTCATGTTCATCTTTTAAGCCACAGTGACTCTTTCTCTAGTTGCACTATGTGTAATGACAACGTTCAACGCTCATGGCCTGAATTCAGAGCACACATGACAATGCATCACTGCTCCAGCGGCAAATATTCCTGTGAAATGTGTCATGCGTTCTCCACCGGTGACATTCACGTGTTTCTGCAACATCTACACGGACACAACGTGGAGCTGGGGGAAGCAGACGTGCAGCTATCGCAGCACAACCAGGACAAAAATCTGCTGCTGGCCGCCAAGACTTTCCATTGTCGATACTGTGGGTTTGAGGCCTCCAGGAAAATGCTGATTACCAAGCACGTCAAAGCTGTGCACGTTTGCCAGAATGGTAACCAGTGGAAGGAGAAGAGGGGCGTTCATCCCATAGCAGTGAAACCACAAGACAGGCTCCTCAGAACCAAGCCCCGGTTAACGAGAAGTGCAGTCAAAGGCACATGCTGGCTGTCACAGAACTGTCTGTCCTTGCCAGGTAGGGAGTTTCTGGATAAATACTGCCATCTGTCTGATCCGAAAACAACACTAGAGGAGACAGAACAGTTTCTGATGAGATCTGTCACTGGAGAAACCGATGACCAGAAGTGGACCAAGGCTTTGAAATCGGTTTTGTCTAATGTTCCTCAAGACCTTCACCCAAAGGGGGAAAATGGCGTCTTACTGAACCCCTCAGATCTGACGGTCCTCACTGTGAAGAACAAAATCACCCTGGCTCAGAATGGGGCTACTTATTCCAAAAGGTTGAAAATGATGGCGTCCGCAGAAAAGGACACTGCTGGAGGTGCAGTGGGCGAGTCTGCACGTGGCGCCACAGAGAACGGTTTGAGAGATCAGACCGTCTGTCCTGAGCCTGAACGTGGTCCCTGCTCTGACGTCTCGCCGTCTGCTCACACTGAGCCCGCTCCGACGCTTCCAATGCAGCCAAACAAGGACAACTTGGAACTAAAATCACTTCAGGTTGTTGAGGAGCTGTGTGAAAAGCTGGGAGAGCATGGAATCAGGACCTCCAGTGATCTGAAATTAACAGgtgtaaatgcaaaaaagaaagctgttcaaaaaacccaaattataGGCAGGAGGCAAAATCCACGTCGGAAAAGGAAGACTTTCAGAAAAGCAGTTAAAAGATCAGAAGGATGGGCCTTAAAGATGGTCCTGAAGAAGAATCCTGTCAAACAGAAGCTGTGGGTTTCACAGGAATCCGTGTCTGCATCAGAGGGAGACGTGGCCGACGGCCGGCATGCAGCTGTGGAAGAGGAACCGCAGACTCCTCAAGCTTTGGAAGCTACAGAAGAACACCAAGCCAACGCGACCAAAGGTTCCACAACCGAGAACCTCCAGTCACCTGAGGCCAGAATGTTGGTGCTGCAATCAGAGTTCAGCACAGTGGATGGAGAGCGGCCGGGAGATGAGGTTGAACCGGAGCCCCCACAGGAAGCTCAGAATGAGCTGTTCATTGCTTCTGAAGTGGAAGTGGACCAGAGCGGACCAGCTGGCAGGAGGTGTCTGAAGCGGGCTGCATCCATGACTGAAGACCAGAATGTACAACTCCAGAAACCCTCCACTGGTGCTAACCGTCATGTGGTAGAGGATGAGAAGAAGCTAGTTGCAGCTGGAGCAATGGATGGCAGAAGCTCAGCTGTTTGTCCCAGTGCAGACACACCTGAGG GTGTGATGGATGCAGAAGTGTCACTCCTCAAACATTCTTCAGAGCAGAGAGATGACAGTGCTGTCAGTCCAGAAGAAGCATCTCCGCCGTGTCAGTCTGTAGGTAAAGCCATCCAGCAGGAGTCCTCACCAGCCTCTGGCCAGCCCCGCCAGCCGGCCCCAAAGCACCAGGAGAGGACCCTGAAGTTAGTAGCCATAAACCCCTCTCAGCTGGTAAAGCGTCCGTCTGGAGACCAACCCGTTGTGGTGCTGAATCACCCCGATGCCGACATTCCTCAGGTGGTGAAGATCATGGAGGTTGTCAGCAGGCACAGAGAGGTGCAGAAAGTGGTTTTGTCCCGTAGAACTCTGGAAGCTCTCTCAGCTTCCAGCCATGAAACGACCCCGGAAGAAGCTTGGACCGGACCTGCACGGCCGGGGGATGGCCCGGTGCAGGAAAGGTTCACCTTGAAGTTTAAATTCCGTCGCTTGAACAGAAAGAAGTATGAAATAGTGGGCATAGACTCGCCCAGCAGGGATTTTGCGGTGAAGTTCTCCTGCTGGTTTTGTGGGCGGATCTTCACATGTCAGGAAACCATGATGAGCCATCGGCAGCGGCATCTGATCGAGTGGAAACGGCCAAACTGTGAAAACTCTTAA